A region of Porites lutea chromosome 13, jaPorLute2.1, whole genome shotgun sequence DNA encodes the following proteins:
- the LOC140922859 gene encoding lamina-associated polypeptide 2, isoforms beta/delta/epsilon/gamma-like — MSSFSSSPHLLTKEKLKSALKANGIPLPKTEQKKAFYVELYLQRLTSQNDDEYSSDESEGTSESSPIGAHKKLPAKPAKKIVLNKRVKGGLPYDVSALSDGDLARQLKSFGATIGPITDSTRVLYQKKLAKFLTEELEAPASKFSPKQKKTSPPKPQRRMEHADFSDGYDADDASAEELDVEIAERLTYNHEQQDHRDSPPPPELPSPAYKSTPRKRITTSTITTRQHRRHNNNGDYAAFNGPEQTDSAEVIAVKEPAKVAKEEASICGPHVQILLAVLVFLVFISFLVYSLMEDTPREGFKEVQ; from the exons ATGTCATCTTTCTCAAGCAGTCCACATCTgctgacaaaagaaaaattaaaaagtgctCTAAAAGCCAATGGAATCCCACTACCGAAAACCGAGCAGAAAAAAGCTTTCTACGTCGAGCTGTATTTGCAGAGATTGACCTCTCAAAATGATGACGAATATTCCTCAGACGAGTCTGAAGGAACATCGGAATCTTCCCCGATCGGAGCCCATAAG AAACTTCCTGCTAAGCCAGCAAAAAAGATAGTCTTGAACAAAAGGGTAAAAGGTGGACTTCCCTATGATGTGTCTGCTCTGTCAGATGGAGATCTTGCCAGGCAGCTTAAATCCTTTGGAGCCACAATTGGCCCAATTACAGATTCCACTCGAGTCCTTTATCAGAAGAAGCTTG CTAAGTTTCTGACCGAGGAACTAGAAGCTCCTGCCAGTAAATTTTCACCCAAACAGAAGAAGACCTCGCCACCCAAACCCCAGAGGAGAATGGAGCATGCAGATTTCTCTGATGGGTATGATGCTGATGATGCCTCAGCAGAGGAGTTGGATGTGGAAATTGCTGAACGTCTGACTTACAATCATGAACAGCAAG ACCATAGAGACTCTCCACCTCCCCCTGAGTTACCATCTCCTGCCTACAAATCCACTCCGAGGAAAAGAATCACAACGAGTACAATTACCACACGGCAGCATAGACGACATAACAACAATGGTGATTACGCAGCATTTAACGGCCCCGAGCAAACTGATTCGGCTGAAGTTATCGCAGTAAAGGAGCCAGCTAAGGTGGCAAAAGAAGAAGCCAGTATTTGTGGTCCTCACGTTCAAATTTTACTTGCAGTTTTAGTGTTTCTTGTGTTCATATCATTTTTAGTTTATTCTCTCATGGAGGATACACCTCGGGAAGGGTTTAAAGAAGTGCAGTGA
- the LOC140922790 gene encoding sodium/mannose cotransporter SLC5A10-like: MVYTEDRKPLKAADWVIIAFYFFACILVGLWTKFRQQRGKTETAETFFLAGRSMMWWAVGPSLFVSNIGSEHFIGLAGSGAATGIGVASYEWQAPWLLLLLGWVFVPIYLKSRIYTTPEYLLKRFHSTKIRTCLTAVALISYVLTKISVDIYAGSVFLYEAVGWNIYVSAAVILAITAVYTVLGGLTAVFFTDVLQCTIMVIGGIVVAIMSFAKVGGLDGLWSKFGSSMGKPLWSTPSSTNIPTTGTSVVNSNLSSTAATTVADTLGKSNDTIDSCYKLTPYWGDLWRPVDDPDYPWLGLWTSLFITAVWYFCTDQVLVQRALGAKNHIQARAGTIFAGFLKILPMFVMVMPGMISRVLFPNSIACHDPKSCEIACDNRWGCTNNAYPKLVLNILPTGMVGLMLAVMMAAVMSSLSSAFNSSATIFTVDVWLRLRPQARDREKIIVGRVVVAALVGVSLCWLPIVKGFAGNQLFVYLQNIQSYFAPAISSMFLLGILWTGLTENAAFTGLLVGFAMGLIKFIVENVYAPPDCGEEDTRPQFAKLHFMYYSNILFAISVFTMVVVSLFTKRIPRDELGGLTWPTINEPPLAHGAIGEDVEALEKSTTMQMEDKSESFVNDSPSASMTFKPTEVKVEKIKLPVVEFPEEEPWLKWLLRISTIALLVTLIGLWIRFA; encoded by the exons ATGGTTTACACCGAGGATAGAAAGCCACTGAAGGCTGCAGACTGGGTTATCATCgcattttatttctttgcttGCATTCTAGTTGGGCTATGG ACTAAATTTAGACAACAAAGAGGGAAAACTGAAACCGCTGAAACTTTCTTCTTGGCTGGCAGATCAATGATGTGGTGGGCG GTTGGACCGAGTTTATTTGTCAGTAACATTGGTAGTGAGCACTTCATTGGATTGGCTGGATCTGGCGCGGCAACAGGGATTGGTGTAGCATCATATGAGTGGCAG GCGCCCTGGCTCCTACTGCTGTTGGGCTGGGTCTTTGTGCCAATTTACCTCAAATCAAGG ATTTACACGACACCAGAATACTTGCTAAAACGATTTCATAGCACCAAGATAAGGACTTGTTTGACAGCTGTGGCGCTCATATCATATGTACTCACAAAGATATCA GTTGATATCTACGCGGGCAGTGTGTTTCTGTATGAAGCTGTTGGTTGGAATATTTATGTGTCAGCAGCTGTGATTTTAGCCATCACTGCTGTTTACACTGTTCTTG GTGGTCTGACGGCCGTTTTCTTCACTGATGTATTGCAGTGTACTATTATGGTTATCGGTGGCATCGTTGTAGCCATAATGA GTTTTGCAAAAGTTGGAGGATTGGATGGTCTGTGGAGTAAATTCGGCTCCTCGATGGGTAAGCCCCTGTGGTCGACACCCTCTTCGACAAACATCCCTACAACTGGGACCTCTGTGGTAAATTCTAATCTCAGCTCAACAGCGGCAACAACAGTAGCAGATACTCTGGGCAAGAGCAACGACACAATTGATAGTTGTTACAAACTAACACCCTACTGGGGTGATCTGTGGAGGCCGGTTGATGATCCAGACTACCCCTGGTTAGGATTGTGGACGTCTTTATTCATTACTGCAGTTTGGTACTTTTGTACAGATCAG GTCCTTGTTCAACGAGCCTTGGGCGCCAAGAACCACATCCAAGCCAGAGCTGGTACCATTTTTGCAGGTTTTTTGAAAATTCTTCCCATGTTTGTGATGGTAATGCCAGGAATGATCAGTCGAGTGTTGTTTCCTAACAGCATCGCTTGTCACGACCCTAAGAGCTGTGAAATAGCCTGTGATAACAGATGGGGCTGTACCAACAATGCATATCCTAA GTTGGTGTTGAACATTCTTCCCACTGGAATGGTTGGACTAATGTTAGCAGTAATGATGGCTGCCGTCATGTCATCCCTTTCCTCAGCATTTAACAGCAGCGCTACCATCTTCACTGTTGATGTATGGCTGAGGCTCAGACCACAG GCCAGGGATAGAGAAAAGATCATAGTGGGTCGAGTGGTCGTGGCTGCTCTTGTTGGCGTCAGTTTGTGCTGGTTACCGATTGTCAAAG GTTTTGCTGGAAACCAGCTGTTTGTATATCTCCAGAATATCCAATCATATTTTGCGCCCGCGATCAGTTCCATGTTCCTGTTGGGAATACTCTGGACTGGACTCACGGAAAATGCAGCTTTCACTGGACTTCTGGTTGGGTTTGCCATGGGACTTATAAAGTTCATTGTTGAAAATGTATACGCACCGCCCGACTGTGGCGAGGAGGACACCCGTCCGCAATTTGCTAAGCTACATTTTATGTATTACT CGAATATCCTGTTTGCCATAAGTGTGTTCACAATGGTTGTGGTAAGTTTATTTACAAAGAGGATTCCTCGAGATGAGCTTGGCGGACTGACTTGGCCCACAATCAATGAACCTCCTTTAGCGCACGGAGCCATCGGAGAGGACGTGGAAGCATTGGAAAAATCGACGACCATGCAAATGGAGG